Proteins co-encoded in one Salarias fasciatus chromosome 4, fSalaFa1.1, whole genome shotgun sequence genomic window:
- the ptx4 gene encoding pentraxin-4, with protein sequence MGSLKTRRWPPVLLHVLLLQLQSAKVQAADPMSLKLRRLNEQFHQFKTSAQARLDMLALNQDKTSSQGQKSRVQSLNNHSHHMSRDLEQLKQSTALDIDTLRDWSRKLEKKNKRMDARLALMERKLREKCRHTQKLMPDPGLDFSNFTLELERQKESLATLQTQHDELLLGLEGLKETMKKQALRVSQLEGQLSEILQETGNGKIRGPPSNITAQKHYEPHGRMMDRGGMPRRIPDRHQIKTNSHQFHGKNQPEFKPKLQSKSRLRHQVQHPELKDYHNSQSQIQTQVQTRPSPNNQEHLQVHKTKPQVQSPSHLQRQIRLPDHKHPSSMQPLSHHSSRPEFSKDVQDRIRLEGTHGPIGHTQGEDQEQDSHTDLESSLIRDFLQIPVRHKIPDQPLPRKDAVICNVDSMLLFPSASAENYVSFSVSLPDLPELSVCLWLRVEASPIGTLLSYATDNNDNQLVLYGRRPSTLSTPFPLSSYSYSFSPPSSFSSHSLDFVIGDPVYRRLPVASLLDAHWHHLCVVWSSIQGRFWHYTDRYLISSGSNFRKAWEIPGGGSVVLGQEQDSVGGGFDPAEGFAGQIAGFRMWNRVLSASEVEGVASGRGVPRGVVLGMEDIKEVHGDVEQVACECLEHCV encoded by the exons ATGGGCAGCCTCAAGACCAGGCGCTGGCCCCCAGTCCTGCTTCAtgtgcttctgctgcagctccagtctgCCAAGGTGCAGGCAGCTGACCCGATGTCTTTGAAACTGAGACGACTCAATGAACAG ttTCATCAATTCAAGACTTCCGCTCAGGCCCGTTTGGACATGTTGGCCCTGAACCAAGACAAAACCTCCTCACAGGGCCAGAAGAGTCGTGTACAGTCCTTGAACAACCATTCCCATCACATGTCCAGGGACCTTGAGCAGCTAAAGCAAAGTACAGCACTGGACATAGACACTCTCAG AGATTGGAGTAGGAAGCTTGAGAAGAAGAATAAGCGGATGGATGCACGATTGGCGTTGATGGAGAGGAAGCTACGGGAAAAGTGTCGGCACACACAGAAACTCATGCCAGATCCTGGTCTGGACTTCTCAAATTTTACCTTGGAGCTTGAAAGACAAAAGGAGAGTCTGGCTACCCTGCAAACCCAGCACGATGAGCTGCTCCTTGGATTAGAAGGGTTAAAGGAAACCATGAAAAAACAGGCCTTGCGTGTATCCCAGCTGGAAGGCCAGCTCAGTGAGATCCTTCAGGAGACTGGAAACGGTAAAATCAGAGGTCCTCCCTCAAACATCACTGCACAAAAACACTATGAGCCACATGGAAGGATGATGGATAGAGGAGGGATGCCCAGGAGAATACCGGATCGACACCAAATCAAAACCAACTCCCATCAATTCCACGGAAAAAACCAGCCTGAATTCAAACCAAAGCTTCAGTCGAAATCTCGCTTGAGGCACCAAGTCCAACATCCAGAACTCAAAGATTATCATAACTCCCAGTCCCAAATCCAGACTCAAGTTCAGACAAGGCCCTCTCCAAATAATCAAGAGCATCTCCAGGTTCATAAGACCAAACCCCAGGTTCAGTCTCCTTCTCATCTTCAGAGACAAATCCGTTTACCGGACCACAAGCATCCGTCATCAATGCAACCCCTGTCACATCATTCATCCCGTCCTGAATTCAGCAAAGATGTGCAGGACAGGATAAGGCTGGAGGGTACACACGGCCCGATCGGTCACACTCAGGGGGAAGACCAAGAACAAGACAGTCATACAGATCTGGAGTCTTCACTAATCCGTGATTTCTTGCAAATTCCCGTGAGACACAAGATCCCAGATCAGCCATTGCCTAGGAAGGATGCAGTCA TTTGCAATGTGGACTCCATGCTGTTGTTCCCTTCAGCGTCAGCAGAGAATTATGTCTCCTTCTCTGTGAGTCTCCCGGACCTTCCTGAGCTTTCTGTGTGCCTGTGGCTTCGTGTGGAGGCTTCACCAATCGGCACACTGCTCTCCTATGCCACAGACAACAATGACAACCAGCTTGTCCTGTATGGACGCAGACCTTCAACTTTATCTACACCATTTCCTCTGTCTTCCTACTCATACTCCttctctccaccctcctcattTTCCTCACACTCATTGGACTTTGTCATCGGAGATCCAGTTTATCGCCGTCTTCCTGTGGCTTCACTTCTGGATGCGCACTGGCACCACCTGTGTGTCGTGTGGTCCTCCATCCAGGGCCGTTTCTGGCACTACACTGATCGGTACCTCATCTCCTCTGGATCGAACTTCAGGAAGGCCTGGGAGATTCCTGGAGGTGGATCTGTGGTGCTTGGCCAGGAGCAGGACTCAGTTGGTGGAGGGTTTGACCCTGCCGAGGGTTTTGCTGGACAAATAGCTGGGTTCAGGATGTGGAACCGGGTGCTGAGTGCTTCAGAGGTAGAAGGGGTGGCCAGTGGCAGAGGTGTGCCCAGAGGAGTGGTGCTAGGAATGGAGGATATAAAGGAGGTCCATGGAGATGTGGAGCAAGTTGCTTGCGAGTGTTTAGAGCACTGTGTCTGA
- the LOC115386779 gene encoding solute carrier family 2, facilitated glucose transporter member 6-like, whose translation MDEETPLLNRRRTSSNAEIKNSKLFLAVFSAVLGNFSFGYSLVYSSPVLPRFTGPDAEPRLRMDSAQAALFGSLYSLGAAAGGLGAMLLNDCTGRKMSVMISAVPSSVGYMLMGGAVDLWMLHVGRFLTGVAGGMTAASIPVYIAEISHAGVRGALGSCPQITAVVGSLALYALALVVPWRWLAVAGGIIPLLMVVLLLFMPCSPRRLLSLGQQKQAEQALRWLRGSSFDIHSELNAIQYSIDTQTRITWSQLRTPKYYKPILISVGMRFLQQMTGITPILSFLESIFDESNGPLPASANAAIVGGVRLLSVTLAACLMDKAGRKVLLYISSMLMFLSTLTMTLVFHNPACPPGPAPPNATTLDSGLQSDIGNTLVGSHQAAAGLIPLISTMVFIFGYAMGWGPITWLLMSEVLPLAARGVASGLCVTVSWLTAFTITYFFNHFMHGYLYVFYLCFTVVCVVCLLFNALCVPETRGRSLEEIEDFFRTGQFTINQDEPRAEST comes from the exons ATGGATGAAGAGACTCCGCTGCTGAACAGAAGACGAACTTCATCCAATGCAGAG ATTAAAAACTCGAAGTTGTTCCTGGCCGTGTTCTCGGCCGTCCTGGGGAACTTCAGCTTCGGTTACTCCCTGGTCTACTCGTCTCCTGTCCTGCCTCGGTTCACTGGTCCTGATGCGGAGCCCCGGCTCCGGATGGACAGTGCGCAGGCAGCCTTGTTTGGCTCCCTCTATTCTCTGGGCGCCGCAGCAGGTGGGCTGGGCGCCATGCTGCTCAACGACTGCACTGGACGGAAAATGAGCGTCATGATATCAGCTGTGCCTTCATCTGTTGG gtacATGCTGATGGGAGGAGCAGTGGATTTATGGATGCTCCATGTCGGTCGGTTCCTTACCGGTGTTGCTGGAGGAATGACTGCAGCATCCATTCCT GTCTACATCGCTGAGATTTCCCATGCAGGGGTGAGAGGAGCTCTTGGCTCCTGCCCACAGATCACGGCTGTGGTTGGCTCCCTCGCACTTTACGCTCTTG CTTTGGTGGTACCGTGGCGGTGGCTGGCAGTTGCCGGTGGAATTATCCCTCTTCTGATGgttgtgctgttgttgttcatgCCCTGCTCCCCCAGAAGGCTCCTCTCTCTGGGCCAGCAGAAGCAGGCTGAGCAGGCCCTCCGCTGGCTCAGGGGAAGTAGCTTCGACATACACAGCGAGCTCAATGCAATACAG TACAGCATCGACACACAGACGAGAATCACCTGGTCCCAGCTGCGTACACCTAAGTACTACAAGCCAATCCTCATCTCTGTCGGGATGCGATTTTTGCAGCAAATGACAGGAATAACGCCTATTTTAAGTTTCCTGGAGTCTATCTTTGATGAGAGTAATGGCCCTTTGCCGGCAAG cgcTAATGCTGCCATTGTTGGTGGAGTCCGCCTCCTGTCTGTGACTCTGGCTGCCTGTTTGATGGACAAAGCAGGACGCAAAGTCCTGCTGTACATATCCAGCATGCTGATGTTCCTGTCCACTCTGACTATGACCCTGGTGTTTCACAACCCAGCTTGTCcaccaggccccgcccctccaaACGCCACTACTTTGGACTCCGGCCTTCAAAGTGACATTGGAAACACTTTAGTTGGCAgccatcaagcagcagcaggcctcATTCCTCTAATCAGCACTATGGTTTTCATATTTG GATACGCCATGGGATGGGGCCCAATCACGTGGTTGCTAATGTCAGAGGTGTTGCCACTGGCTGCCAGGGGTGTGGCTTCAGGTCTGTGTGTCACCGTCAGCTGGCTGACGGCCTTTACGATCACATACTTCTTCAATCACTTTATGCACGGGTACCTGTACGTGTTCTACCTGTGCTTCACCGTGGTGTGTGTCGTCTGCCTGCTGTTCAACGCTCTGTGCGTCCCAGAGACTCGCGGCCGCTCACTGGAGGAGATCGAGGACTTTTTCAGGACAGGACAGTTCACGATCAACCAGgatgaacccagagcagagtcCACCTGA